The following DNA comes from Bos indicus isolate NIAB-ARS_2022 breed Sahiwal x Tharparkar chromosome 3, NIAB-ARS_B.indTharparkar_mat_pri_1.0, whole genome shotgun sequence.
TCTCTGTCAAATCACATTGGTTAAAATCGAGTATTTTTCAATAAACCCTTATGGACACCTGAGATAGTAAACAATCTAAACAGAAAACTGATATTTAGATATCTGTTGAAAAATACAAGTTTATATCTTAAGTACCATTTAAAATTAGATATCATTCCAGATATAAAAGGTATAGTATAAGAAAGCCATCAttccaaatgtttaaaaaaaaaaatccattgtcttaaaactaaaaattcaCTTGGGCTTTAACAAATTGTGATCAAAGTTGACAtggatttgaaaaataagaaaacatcccTTGGCCATGCTGTAAAGCTCTATTATGCtataataaatagtatttttataactcaatttttctttcctctaaaaAAACCAGAATTTTCCTTCTAGTCCCCATTTCTTTGTAAATTAGTGGAATGCTATCACTTCACAACACTTAGTGGAAATACAATATCTAATGTAGTCACTTTGAGAGCACAAGGGGAAATTCAGGCTTTTTAATACTTACAATTTTGCAAGAAACGGAGCCTATCATGAAGGCTCTCAGAATTCAGTGACACTAAGCCCATTACAACATCACTGTGgcctaaaaacaaaaccaaaaagctttaagttaaaaaacaatgtataaaCATTATTCCTCAGcttataatttctaaaattagACTTTGACTTGAAAAAAATCTCTGGGGAAAAGCCTTATAGAATAAGTTTAAATATACTTTACTCAGTTTGGTAGTAGCAAAGGCTAtatctaaaacaataaaattaaaatcctatAAAATATAAGTGTTTCTTTGTAAGCTGTCAGCAGGATAAAATCTTTTACAGTAAATTTTAATCCTTTGCTGATGTATCATGAGCATAGTTTTGTCTGCTATAAATGAAGTCCTATATTTAATCAAAGGATAATTCTCTAACTTTCTACCTGTGTCAGAGAAAATCTGTATAATAGTagaagaaaaaggataaaaggaTAAAGCCCTATGCTATTATCATCTatccatggaaaagaatgaagtctAGACTATGCATGTCTTACCATTCATGTATTTTGTTGCTGAATACATACAAATATCAGCTCCCAGAGACAAAGGCCgctaaaaggaataaaaaaaggtttttattttaaatgggaaATCACTTGAAAATATCCTGCATTACTTACCTATTTACTATTGTAAATTCCAcccctattttaatttttcaaaaatacgtACATCTTAAAATTTTCCAGGACCTCTATTTACCTTTCCCTTGATATCatctttccctttcctccctcacaccaaataaaactacaaaagtATTGGATTCATTATTCAATCCAAAGGCAGACGTTTTCTGGAAATAGCAGATAACACAGGTCAACAGGCCTTCTGAACTTGTTTCTTTAGAGCAATTGCTGACTAACCCCTAAATTTATTACCTACAGAAGACATGCTGGCATTTTATGACTCAGTAAATACACAGAATGGTTGACACAAACACTTAGCAATTGTTATGTCAAGTAAATGGAAAACTAATTTGCTTAggtttttaatcattaaaaccTTAGTGTATGCtatggttattcattttatttgtcaCGATCTTGACTCTTAATTACTCTTTTATTATTCTAGTTTTGTCAAGTGTAAAATCACTTGTACAGAAATGTGTTTAGATTGGTTTCCCTCACCCAATTTTCCTGCAAAGTAGTTCTTTAGTCTTAGATGTCTTTATTTACAGTGAAAATTAATAACCAACTTATTCACTAAACAATATAATATcaacatcttttcatttaaaatttctttaaaataaagtgtgtgtatgtgcaggtgtgtgtgtgtgtgtgtgtgtttaacctCACCATTTGGAGGCTGGGGGACTTTTCATGTAAGTTCTCAAAAATAGGACATTTTAAGTAAAGCATTGCTCAAAGCACTCTGTACATATGTGTTTACTCATCTCTAAAGTGATGGGTCAAATTAGACAATGTGTGAAGACTGTTCCAGTGCCAACATTCTGTAAACCCTAtggtcaaaatgaaaaataaaagcctgtAACTAACATCTGTTGATCTCATTATGCTCCAAAAATCATGTTAAATAGTTCACATAACTTAGTGAAGCAGTGTTCAAAAATACTTCAACTCAGTAAAATCAGTATGTTTATGGCTCTAATTGTACAGACAAGGAAAAggaactgagaaaaataaaatagatcactcagattttaaaaactggtaGAGTCAGAACTCAGACAACTAGAATCCAGAGATTCTACTCTGAAACTTTATGCTGGTAtgtccattttgccttttgtgaGACTTGCAGAAGATCAAGAAGacaaaaggcaggaaaagaaagaacatacCCAGTTTTCATGAGGGTAAAACAAAGAGAGGATCTTTTCAGATTTGCTTTGTAGAACCAATGCATGTGGTTGCCTAGGGACAACGTGATTCTGATTAATTCAACTGGAATGAATCCAGATTGAAAATTGCAATTCCTGGCAAATGGAATATGATGTGGGCTTCAGAAAAGTGGAAAAACTGGACCTATTTTAGTGACAGTAATATGAGAAAAAGGGCCAGGCCTGATGAGTAACCTGGGCAGGCTCAAGCTAAAACAATTCATGCAATCTCTTTGAGAATATACAGAACTTATGATGACTCAGACAGAGCAATCCTCTGCTGTATTAACTGCCCTACTCCAAGTGGTAGATGGAATAAGGAGCAGGTATAAAAACACCCAGAGTGAAAATCACTTGGGACAAACAGATGATGCCAGGAGATTTTTACTTGGAAACGGACTGCTTTACTTGAGCTAAGAGTCAGCTGAAGTTGTATCACAAGCCAAAGGTAGACAGATGGCACATGAAACCATCTGAATACAATGTAACCAGGAAAtgtgttttcagaaaagaaagatgaaacacAGTAGTGCCTTCTGAATAAAACGGACTAAGGTGAAAACAGCTTTGTGCAAACTCCCAGGGAGTCAGTCCCTCACATGGAGGCAGCAGCCTGGGCCAACTTCAGGGACCGATAACAGAAGAAGGGAATGTAAACTGTTTTAGCTTGTGAACATCAGCCTAATTGAAGAGCTGAAGAAAATGAGCTGGGCTTTTAGGAACTCTACAGAATACAGGTGAACTACAGGAAGTGCAATAAGAATGACCACAAGGTacagacagaaagtaaagagcaGGGAGATGGTAACTCCtaataagaaaaggaaacagttaAGTTACTCAGGGAAAGAGAGGTAGAACATGTGGGGAAATGGCAGACTACTAGGCAATTATAGAAAGATTCCCAAGATGACCTACCAAAAGGagcaaaacagaaaggaaaaagtacaAGGTTAAAAATAAAGGGATTGAGGATGGATGGGAGGGTTTGAGTTGGGAAGAGATGTATGAAAAGGAATAAGCAGGAAAAGAGTTTAAAAGGAGAATGATAAAGGAGCTGCACAGATACAAGGTGATACATAGAATACGAATTTAGGATACAAGTCAGGTAAAGATACAGAAGGAATGGTCTATGAAACATGAAGAGAAGACAAactagaaagaaggaagggaaatggAGAAATAAGATGTGTTTTTATCTGGCTAGCCttgcaaataaaaggaaaagaaaagctataCTCAGTGACGTTTCCGTACACGATGGACATCTGCAGGACTTATAAtgacatgtatgtatatatatacacacaaaactgACTTAGAACCAACACATAAACATTGAAGTCCCTACTATGTGTAAGGCACTGACATATACAATCATATAATAAGAGCAGGTCTTCAGAGAGTTTACAGAGAACCTAAAAGCTTTAAtgaagataatatttaaaaaacacaaagtcCCATACAATATACTAGCCTAGGGTTGAAAAAATATTAACTCATGGTAGGAAagatccaatttcattctttgtctAATCAATAATTGTGATTAGGTTTCATGTAACTTAATGTAAACAAGTCCTTCCTCTCCTAATTACAAGTACCTGTATAGTCTACCAATTATGCTAAAACTATTACTTTCATTTACCTGGAAATATGCTGACATAAAAGTGTTATCCACAACCAAAATGATGTCTCCATGTTTATGGACCGTATGTGCGCAGGCTTCAATGTCAATCATCTTCAAGCTAGGGTTTGTGGGGGTTTCAATCCAAACAAGCTAAAACAATTCAGTAAATGACAATAGTTTGTAAAAATACACTAGACAAACATATATCTCATGCACTGTAACCATCTGGGAGGCTACACGGGAAGACCATGGAGAATGAAGTTTAAAGGTCTGAATCTGAATCCTAGCCCCATGAATTTCTGAGAGGTCATCACAGCTAAGTAACTAACCCTCTATGTTCTCCCAATTTTTCATCGGTACAATAAGGTTGATATCATTTACTTTATACAGTAGTCataaggatcaaatgagataatgtacataTAAGCAGAAGAACACTCAAGTTAATCActataattattttccattaaaaagagGATGAATTCCAAAGACATACTCCAAAGTCAGGGAATTTTGCTCTCAAAGATAAACAAAAGATTGTGTAAGATTACATTCTGGAATTTTCAGTAAAGAGAACTATTTGATACCAAAAATATTATGACTAGTAACTTAAATAATGTCAGATGCACTAGAAACTACAAAATAAGTCTGCAGAACCTAAAGAAGAGCACGGGTTTTGGAGTGAGGAAGAGAAGTGACACATACACAACAAAAAACCCGGCCAGAGCTCACTTAAGAGATGGTATCATACTATCTGTCTATCCAAAACCTAGCACAATCCCCACATCATGTATGTTTGATAGTTATTGAAAAGACCAAAGAACAGAATTCTATTTGTTAAACAAGCTGCTACTATTTTGATTGACATTATCTACTGTGCTTTGCTTtgcttcgttgctcagtcgtgtccaacacttggcgaccccatggactgtagcccgccaggctcctctgtccatgggaattctcctggcaagaatactggaatgggttgccatgccctcctcgaggggatcttcccaatccagggattgaactcaggtctcccgcactgcaggcggattctttactgtctgagccaccagggaagcctgacagtATCTacagctttcttttaaaaagggtTAATGATTCTTTCTTCATTGCCTATATAAATGAGCAAGTGATCTGGCTTAACACTCATCCTATTTTAGAGTTTTACTATAGAAAAGACAGGGTAGTTAAAATAATGCATATTCTACAAGAGCATAATTATTTGAGAACCTATAAAAATTTATTCCTGGGTAAGAATTTATCATTcccattcataattttaaaaagtaattaaaataaaaataagtaaataaatacaaagtagATTTTATCTagactttaaaaatctactttaaatGATGAGGCAGATATATCAGGGGGGAAAATGTATTAATTCAAGTTGGTAAGGAACCACTACATAAAGTTCTGCTGACAAGAATTAATATACACACAATTTGCTTTCCTCCCTTAGAAAGACTCAGACCatctattttaatatcttttctcccaaggaagaaaaaaaaaagttcctttgaAAACAACCTTAATCACTCAAAGAGCACCCTGGAGTTAATTTCAAAGTAAtttgtatgaaaaaaatttttttctcttttttagcaTTCACAGCAACATAATCTTGAGTACAAACCTTTTAATCATTAGCAAAAAGTTGGAAAAGGCTGATACTTATAAAAGATGCTGGTCCTTCTTTTCCCCATGCAGAATTTCAATGAGGTTCCAAGAAAGAATATCACATATGCCATTCATTCCTGCACAAAACATCTTCCAGTGGCATACAAGCCTTCCCAGGACGGAGGCTAAGGATCGCCTGTGGCCCTTCTGTGCTTCTATTATTTTGCTGAAGTATCCTTCAGAACCCTTAACGCTATGCTTATTAGGATTTGGGAGTTTACAAGGTTCCTTTCTATAACCCAAACTCTGTGATGACTTCTGTTACCAATACTAGCTTGGTAATGCAGTTAAGAATTGTCTGCTTTTGCTAACAAATTTTTTAACTGTCATCATGTATTGGGTACCATAATAAAGATTTCATATGCCTTAttatctctggaggagggcatggcaacccactccagtattcttgcctggagaaccccatgggcaaaggatccttgtgggctacagtccatggagtcacaaagaattggacacaactgagcaactaagcacagcatatgccttatctcatttaattcaccCAACTACTTTTTAATAAAGCAGGTAAAATTACCCCTATTtagtaaatgaaagaaatgagactttgattaaataatttgcccatgATAATACACCAACTATGATATAGAATTAGAATTTGAATCCCACTACAGAATGCATGTACCTAATCATTAAGCTACAGTATCCAACAGAAGTCAGACCTATCCTAATCTTGATGGCTTCGAATAGCTTCCAGGAAAATTGGTTATTCAGATTTAAATTATGCCCTCAAGTAAACAGAaatgatgaaaatttaaaaatcacaaggaaaaacaaactgaaaactgAATTACCTTGGTTTCTGGTGTAATAGCTGCCTCTAGCAATTTGGGTTTGGAACAATCAACAAAAGAAATCTTTAATCCAAATTCAGTTGCCACCTGCCTGAAGTACCTGTTTGTACCTGAGGCAGAAGAGAAtcagataaaatgaaaaagaacattgTATTTGGAAATATTCATTCCTTAAAagtataaacactttaaaaatatgaggAAGTGTCAATCACCAATAAAGAAACAACCAAAAGCAAGTCTACTTTATTTGAACCTTCTTGTATGCTAAAGaatgtactcagttgctcaggtgGGTCCATGCGACCTCagggactacagccctccaggttcctaggctcatgggattttccaggcaagaacattggagtgggttgccattttctcctctagtggatcttcctgaccaggggatcgaacctgcatcttctgcattggcaggtggattctttaccactgaaccacctaaaGAATATAGGGCTTTAAGCCACACTAAAGAAAATAAGGcttaaattttaaactaaaagtaTGAGTCAAATAAAACACACTTGATACCCACATCAAGTGGCATGAAGcaaaaaatgtttcttaacaGTCTCTACTCTTCAAACATAAAGTGGCATGCTCCCTAAAACATCAATATCTTTTTCTAACAATTCCTTCCTAGtatttaaatctaaaataaatgaaccaaaatCAATGAAATGTTCAAAGTAAATTTTCAGACCGATTATACTTTGGTAATAGAAAAGAACTAGTTATTATCCTTTGTACTTTCTCAATATTTTTGTTATGTGGTTCTGAAagccttaaaagaaaaatgagatcatGTAAACCAAACAACTAGAGTTTTATAGTGAAAGAAGATAAATCATTCAATTTAGAATagttaattttataaatactgATCTGGATTTAAGGTTTATatatgcaaaattaaagaaaaatttaccaTTATTGACAGTGaaccaaaaaaggaagaaagaactttATCATCAAAGACTCACTAGACCTTTGGTAGACTCACCCTAGGTAATGTGAGattgaaaaagaatgtaaagaattgtttaaaaaaaaaatcaacagcaaTTTTCAGATTTTGTACCTAGGTTTATCAAGATGTTTTAATAGTGTATTATAATAGCATctaaaggtttattttttctgtaatttcaaTTCATCAAACTATCATAGGGAGCTATGataaaatataaagctttttACAAATTTCTGAGAGGGATAAAATGATTATTAAGAGTAAGTCTCTTCCTTCAAAGAACTTACAGATTTAACTTGTTCAAACAGGAGATAGACAAAGTGATAATATTCTAGAAGTGATCTTTTAGTTATCTGGATGCACatggaatatatatgtacatatatgcagagtacatcatgagaaaccctgggctggaagaagtacaagctggaatcaagattgctgggagaaatatcagtcacctcagatatgcagatgacaccacccttatggcagaaagtgaagagaaactaaaaagcctcttgatgaaagtgaaagaggagagccaaaagttggcttaaagctcaacattcagaaaacgaagatcatggcatccggtcccatcacttcatgggaaatagatggggaaacagtggaaacagtggcagactttattttggggggctccaaaatcactgcagacggtgattgcagccatgaaattaaaagacgcttactccttggaaggaaagttatgacccacctagatagcatattcaaaagcagagacattactttgccaacaaaggtccgtctagtcaaggctatggtttttcctgtggtcatgtatggatgtgagagttggactgtgaagaaagctgagtgccgaagaattgatgcttttgaactgtggtgttggaaaagactcttgagagtcccttggactgcaaggagatccaaccagtccattctgaaggagatcagccctgggtgttctttggaaggactgatgctaaagctgaaactccagtactttggccacctcatgcgaagagttgactcattggaaaagactctgatgctgggagggattgggggcaggaggagaaggggatgacagaggatgagatggctggatggcatcactgactcgatggacatgagtttgggtgaactctgggagttggtgatggacaggtaggcctggcatgctgcgattcatggggtcgcaaagagtcagacacgactgagcaactgaactgaactgatgtacattaaaaaaaaatttttttttgctgttgttttgaaCACAAAAATCAGTTTTACTTAAAGATAAGGGCAACTAGTAGTCCTTACCTTCCCACTTACCACCTTATATAACTAGCATTTAAACAATTTGGAATAAAAGATCTTAAATTTGTATCCACACAGATAGGCTACAAAGAGTAAGGCCCTTTGATCTTaagattaaaatgataaatgttgAGTACAGTCTTAAGCACATTTTTTGGAGAAAAAGGTCCATAGCTTTCATGGGTTTTCAAAAGggtccctaaaaaaaaaaaaattaaggagcaTGGTGCTTAAGAGTTGGGTAGAGTTAAGCCCTTTGAGAATGACCTGGACTATAGACATTTTCACtgcaggaaaaattttaaattatgtagaaCACTATCTCTCTAAATACTATCTTCTCTAGAGCAGAGTATGTCTCAAATAGGTCATCCCAGCAGCTtaaatgggattcccaggtggagggcagtaagaacccacctgccaatgcaggtgatacaaaagatgtgggtttgatctctgggtaaggaagattctctggaggaaaaaatggcaacccactccagtattattgcctggagaatcccatggacagaggagtctggcaggctacagtccatgggattataaagagttggacattatttagtgactgagcatgcatgtggcagcttaaataaaattgttattaaaCAATCAGTTTTATAAGCAGTTCTAGAGTGTAGACCCCAGGTGTTTCTGCTCCTCCTTTACCAAGTGTGGAGTAGCATGGAGGTGTTCatcatattttgaaaagataatcaATAATCCAAGTAGCAATGTTAATATAATTCAGGAaccattttattgtctttaaaataACAGCTGAAACAGCATGAATGAGATAGGTCACCTACCTCCATACACATCATCCATACAAATAATCTGGTCTCCTGCTTTTAAGAGATGGGTAATGGTCACAGTGGCTGCTAAACCTGAAGCAAAGGCCAAAcctaaaataaaaaccaagctaGAGTAAGCCAAAATGCCAGGTTAAAAAACACCTACAGTATTTATTTGCATTACTTTAAATCCCTCTCTCTGCTGACTAAAGGACAACCATCACTACTGAGTCATCAGAAATCCCCTGATTAATACCATTACAAAACCCTCCTttctatttcaaaaacaaaaaatacttaatTCTGCTTTGGTTATAGCAACATCTCTATGAAAAGCTTCAAAGAAATAATTGTTTACAAAATTCTTAGTCAAAAGATCAATTGCCAATTaaattacagtttaaaaatatcaaactctaaagaaatttcaaattttagGAAGAGAGCTAAGATACGATTCATCCATTAACTATATGATATTCAATTGAgcaaacattttaacaaaattcaaaatcatACCTGAGATGTGTctgataaatttaaattttacttaaaaaaatgttttaatgtggATTCTCTTCTAAACATATGTGATCTGGAATCACATATTGAACAGAAATAGTGAAgttgaacaataaaaaaaaaactggcactGTACATTAGACCCTGTAAAGGAAAACATcctataaaatatcaatatatcaCCTTGATGATAAAAAATCACCTGTGACTGATAGATGGGATATCCAATTAACttgaaaaatgtaattatttcaaaattttctcagAAAAGTTGAGGTTGGCATTGCAATTTTCTACCAGGCAGATTCACAGTCCACCCACGAATTCATATAGAAAGCTAACCTTGAAATCCAATTCAAAACAACCATGTTTTCTGCAGCCCACCTGTAGAGTGTCTAGCATATGAACCCTCAGCTTTTATACCCTCTGTGGGAAATGTTCCCCATACAGTATTAAATTTCAGAAATTTGGTGTTTAAAACATTCtctcatctaaaaaaaaagaaaccccaacAACTCATGTTAATATTTCTAATTCTTACACTCTTGCTGTGAGAAAACTCCTAAGACTCTTATTTTCTAACTCATTATTCTGCCCTCATTTAGTATCATTtgtataaaaaatacaaagatgatTTAACAGCCATTCATTCTATTCACGGAAAGAATACTAGATCTGAGGAGTTAATTCGTAATCTCTGAAAGCATAGTATCAAGGACACCTGGCTATTGCAAATGTTCCTTGGTCCTATTCTCGGGCCCCAGTAGCAGCAGTTCTAGATTCCCTAGAACTTACTCATAAATTTctcataattttaaaagccatttatACTTTTTTCCTATGGAATGACTATTCAAATCCTGTGTTAATATCTATATTGGTTGCCTTCTCATTAACTTGTAAGAGATTTTTATATTGAAAAAGTAGCcctctgctttaaaaaaacacacacacacacacacaatggcagGTGAATGAACCAGAGCATTAAAAAGTTTATGTTCTCATGCATGGTGTTGTAAAACTTGGTTAATTTGTATCTATTTATATTGACAGCTCCAAGTGAAGAGTAAATTTACATGAATACTAAGTGACACATTCTGCCATTTTGCCTCTATTCAGatttactttcactttatagctacacatatacatatgaagTCCACGGTGCAACCAGGGCAAACAATTCAATGTCTTAGAAAAATAAGAGTTTTGAACTAGctgatttccttatttctttccaATTCTACATTTCGTGCCTTTATGATTTTCTCTATACAAGTAAGAATGAATTCTAGATTTTACAAACTTTGAAACGAAAATCACTTACTGTACTTAGCCCCATCCAGCGCCGCCACTGCTTTTTCCAAGCAATTCCGGGTGGGATTTCCAGAACGGCTATACTCAAAACCCTGAAGGAAAGAAGTCAGAGTTCACCCTAAGagatttaaatttattatcaGAGTCTTAACACGGACATCTCCACAACTACAGGGGCATCCTACCATAAggagtttctgttgtttatctaTGACGTGTCTTGCCATTAGACACAAGAATGAGTAGTATGTCAGCCAAACTGGATTAGAATTCTGTGTCTGCCACTTAGGAGCTATATGCCAATAGATAAGTTACTTAATATGTTCCAGAATCAATCTCTagacctgtaaaatgggaataaaatgcaGGTATCTAGTTCATAAAATTGACAttaagataaaatgagataatgtataatAACTTCTTTGCATGATGCCTGGCATGTGCTAACCACTGGGATAAATGGTAGTTCTTAttattagcattattattatGTTAGACTCATCTCTACCCATTAATCTAGGGGTATTAGGAAACAGGAATCACCTGAATCAACAAAGTAAACCTATTTCTAACCTGCATGTCATTTCCTAAAAAATAAGTGATGCAAGTTCTGTTTAGCATCCAGCAGGAAGATATGCTTACAAATGCCTGAAGTTCAGGTCTTAGTTCTACAAAAGTGACTCAG
Coding sequences within:
- the CTH gene encoding cystathionine gamma-lyase isoform X2, whose protein sequence is MQEKEASPHGFLPRFQHFATQAIHVGQEPEQWTSQAVVPPISLSTTFKQGAPGQHSGFEYSRSGNPTRNCLEKAVAALDGAKYSLAFASGLAATVTITHLLKAGDQIICMDDVYGGTNRYFRQVATEFGLKISFVDCSKPKLLEAAITPETKLVWIETPTNPSLKMIDIEACAHTVHKHGDIILVVDNTFMSAYFQRPLSLGADICMYSATKYMNGHSDVVMGLVSLNSESLHDRLRFLQNSLGAVPSPIDCYLCNRGLKTLQVRMEKHFENGMAVAQFLESNPQVEKVIYPGLPSHPQHELAKRQCTGCPGMVTFYIKGSLQHAETFLQNLKLFTLAESLGGYESLAELP